Sequence from the Marinitoga litoralis genome:
AGGCATATGCAAAAATAATGATAAAAACACCTATAAAATAATTAAGCCATGCTGCTCTTGAAAAGCTTAAAAGAATTCCTAAACTCAAAAAGAATAAAATTATAATTTTTTTAATCCAACCTTTTTTTGATTTATAAAATTCTTCGAATAAATATAAAGCAGGTATAATTAAAAAAGGACCTAAAACATTTGGGTCCTTAAAAAATCCTACTAATCTTATACTAAATCTAATTACTTTTGTTCCTAATAATTCACTTCTTCCCGTCGCATAAGCGAATAAACCTATAAAAACATTTATTAATCCAGAAATTGTCCATATTATTATTATTTTTTTCAATAAATATTTATATGTATTTTCTGAAATGTTATAAGATATCAAAAACAAAAACAATAAAAACAAATATATATCAATTCCAAAAAATTTTAAATTCAGAAAACCAAATAAAAAATATCCTAATAGCGTTGAAACAAACAAAGGAATAAATAGTAATAAAAATAGTTTTATATTATCATTTTTGAGTTTTGTACAAATTAGAAAAAAAGGTAAAAATAAAACAAACCATAGCTCTGCTGGAGATGGTTCAATAAATACAAATCCCGATAAAAAAACATATCCAAGAATAAAAAATATATATATTTCTTTCTGGCTATAAAATCTTTTTAATTTTAAGGAAATTAATTTCATTCTCTTCACATCCTGTATAGCTCTATATACTTTTCCACCATATTTTCATATTGGTAAACATTATTAGAGGCTATTTCCCAATTTAATATTTTTTGAACAGCAGCATCGATATCATCCGGATCAAAAGTATTTTCTTTTCCTATAATTTC
This genomic interval carries:
- a CDS encoding O-antigen ligase family protein, whose amino-acid sequence is MKLISLKLKRFYSQKEIYIFFILGYVFLSGFVFIEPSPAELWFVLFLPFFLICTKLKNDNIKLFLLLFIPLFVSTLLGYFLFGFLNLKFFGIDIYLFLLFLFLISYNISENTYKYLLKKIIIIWTISGLINVFIGLFAYATGRSELLGTKVIRFSIRLVGFFKDPNVLGPFLIIPALYLFEEFYKSKKGWIKKIIILFFLSLGILLSFSRAAWLNYFIGVFIIIFAYALKNKTLYNWKTLLALSLLLVVIISLFTIDMEIMGISFKSIFKSRLGIKSYDMNRFKSQAASLNMLKMNLLSGIGPGNYEEITNYSAHNTFLRYLGERGLLGIITLYIFLIYIFLKAYQIKDNIFLLASLTGLMINSYIVDTLHWRHMWILFVLIILKEENKNYEL